gttatttatgatgaattattttcatcacaaataatttataatttttataatttataatttttttattttttcaaaatattgacaaTGAAACTattttgatcgtaaataattgaatatttatgataaaaaattattttttatcataaatagtgaattacttatgatgtaatatttttatcataaataatttataatttttatattttttaaatttttatttttttgaaaatattgacgatcaaaatattttcatcataaataattatttttttatgataaaaattattttttattgttagcattaagttatttatgatgtaatattttcatcataaataatttataatttttatattttattttttttatttttttaaaaaatattgatgataaaaatattcttattataaataattaactatttatgatgaaaaaatttttcatcaccaaaactaagttatttatgatgtattattttcatcataaataatttataatttttataatttttattttttttaaatattggtgataaaaatatttttatcataaataattaaatatttatgataaaaaatatataatatttttaacatgaataatctatattttttatattttttattttttcaaaatattaatgatgaaaatatttttattctaaataattgactatttatggtgaaaaattattttttattgctaaaactaagttatttatgatgtattatttttatcataaataatctataatttttatatttttatattttttattttttaaaaaatattttcattgtaactaattaaatatttatgatagaaaattattttttattataaataattaattatttatgatgtaatattttcatcataaataatttatgatttttataattttaaattttttatttttttgaaaatattggtgataaaaatatttttatcattaataattaaatatttatgataaaaaattattttttattataaataattaattatttatgatgtgatatttttatcataaataatctataatttttatattttttaatttttttttaaaatatagatgataaaaatattttcatcgtaaataattgaatattctgataaaattttttatcataaatagtcaattatttatgatacaatatttttatcataaataatctataatttttatattttttaaatttttttaaaatattgatgattaaaatttttcatcataaataatagactatttatgataaaaaaatattttttatcataaatagttgattatttatgatgtaatatttttatcacaaataacctataattttttaatttttttaattttttatttttttaaatattagcaatgaaatattttcattgaaaataatattatttttgatgaaaaaatatttttcatcataaatacttaaattatttatgataaaaatattttatcatgaatttttaaaaatttaaaattaaaattaaaattatattatttattataaaaatattcatcgtaaataattagtatttatgatgaaaatttttttttcatcgctaataactaactatttgcgatgaaaaattattttcattgtaaatattttattatttatattgaattaaatttttttatcataaatactcttgtttgtgataaaaatattttcgtcatagataattttatcgtaaaaatactcttttcttatGGTGTTGCTCCCTCTTTAATTGCTGTTTGATTCTTAGGTCGTTGCAAAGCAACAGTTCTTCTTCATTAATTATATTGATGAGATCTCCATACGTTAACCTGTCATATAGGATCTTgtcattattttgatttttaagttttatcctaattttttcaaagaatatcGAAAGGAGTCCTGCAATAAGCTTTTCTTTCCAAAAGGATTGATTGCAGTCCTCTCTGATCATAACTCtagttagaaaaatatttttgtaccaTCTAAAGTCTTGTAGTTTTTTACATTTTAAGGTTGATAGGATTTTTGAGGTTCTATCCCTTGGTTTTGAAGGATCACCTAAGAAATATTTGGCATTTACAAAGATAATGATTAGAACAGTATCTTGTAGCTCTGATCCATCCTCATCTTTGAGAATTGTCTCATTTGTAGTTTTTCAAACTACTGTGAGGATTTGCTCACGATCTATATCATCTAAGTAGTGATCCTACCAATCTTTTAGTTGGCCAGTGAAATTAGCTACTAAAGCTTAGACAATGGTATGATCAGAGATATTTTTGGTTTTGTAAGCATTTGATATCATTGTCATTTCTCAGAGTGCATTTGAGATATTGAATTCAGTTAGACCATTTATATTCTATTCATAGATGGTGTTGACCGAATATTGGTTTTGAACTATCTGACCCCTTTCTTGTAGGACCATATCTTGTAGGGTTGGTCTTGGGTAATAGGCCTTTCTAGGTTGACCACCCCAATTTCTAATcttgttaatttttaaattttgattttcatcttCACTCGAATCCGCATAAGTTTCGATGTTTGAGGATTCAGATGTTTGTTGATTTAGGGTAGCGATTGATTTTTATCTGATAGATTGTTCAGGAGTATCTTCTACTCTTTGAAGACTTTCTACTGCTTGTAATATCTTATACATTTCATCTAATAGGTTGGTATTTAATTCTTTtgactattttttagatatttcaaagGGTTTAAAGATTGGTAAAGAAATTTTATcttgagtttcaaatttttcttctttaattattTCTTCCATTCTAATCAATTAATCACCTATAGTTTTGAGATTTtggtttgtaaaattattttgttctataatattttttatacctCTACCATTTGTAGTTTCTAAGggtttgatttttattttgaatggAGAAGCTACTATATGGGTTCCCTTGACTGGTATTCTAATTTTCTGTAAAGGTGGATGGATTTTCTCTACGAGTCTTCCCTTTCCATCttatcaaaaaatcataattcTTATATCAAGGGTTCCTAAAGTTTTAGAACCCCTAATTTCTTTGTTTAGAGTAATCATCAAATTTATatcttttttgagattttttattgaCTCATACTCATAAAAGAAAGGAGTTTGGATTTGAGTCATTTCTAAGAAGGTGTAGTATTCTGTTTGTAACTTATCTCTTTATTATTTAGAATAGGTTTTGAAGAATTTACTTCTCTTATCTgagtttttttttgaataaaaaacttTCTTCAAGGTTGGTTTgtctattttaatttaaattcagaGCTGATCACATATAGTTTTGGATCTTTTCTATTAGTCATCTGAGAATAAGTTGAAGAAATTGATGGAGATTGAGGTTCCTCATACCTAGATTAAGGGATCTTTGATTCAAAATCTACAGTACTTAATTTGGATAGTGAGAGATTTGAACAGCTATGTCTGGAcgagtttatttgaacttgagCAGACTCTAGCCTATAGCTTGCACTTTTTTGAAGCCCTCTCTGAAACCTGATGGAGACATCTTTTTCAGAGTTTATTATTATTGTATCTAATTTACTTTGCTCTTTTCTGATTACTGGCACTGACTTTTTCAAAAGCCAGTCCTcggataatttgatttgattccaAACAAAGGTTCTTGGGACAAACACATTTTCTTTGATAGGGTCAACTTAGAAGTAATCTGTTGATCCTAGGGTTCTCTTATTGACAGCACCTATATGTTCTAGGatatttaaagttttatagtATACTCTGATCAATACTACTGCTGGGCATGATCCTGGTAATATGTTAAAGCCATCTAGTTTGACTTCTAACTCCAGACTTCTAAGAATATTCTTATCTTTAGTTTTGATTGTAAGATCTGCATTACAGTTGAAATAAATAGATCCATCAAATAGGCTAGACTCAACCATATCAAGTAAAGTATCTTGAAAATTAATAAATCTGCCATCTTTAAAGCAAAGAAGGATAGCATTATTTATTTCTTTCCTAACTAGAGGCTTTACGGCCACCTGAACTAGTAAAAACTAGTTTTGATTATTTCATGAGTTAGGATTGCGATTAACTCATGTTCTTTTTCTATTGGAAtggttttttctattattttaatcatattatctAGTAAAAACTAGTTTGTAGTTTTATAAACAGAACTTCTGGAAATCTTTGAGATTATCCATTGGTCCAACTGTTTACCAAAAAGCTCTATTACAGCCTTATCCAAGCTTGATCTCTCACCATGTGAAGAATTTGTAGAGGAAGACCTTGATAAGAAACTCATCTTGGGATAAAGTAGTGTTGATCGCCTTGGAGATTGTCGATTGTCTGAGAGACGGCCTTCCACATGGCCTATAAATGGCAAAGTGACCTCGCCTTACAGTAACtgtcactatatatatatatatatatatagacagatTTGGATAACgtcgatcggatttggattcagatcTGGTAATATCAAAATTAGACAAATAGGGGCCCTACATCAATGATTTAAACCATTAGATGTGATCTGTTATTTCAAAAGTACTGatacatcaaaaattatataatttgaaaatcCTTAGCCGATGCATCAAGTGATaaaaaaatacatctaattcaattttgTTTAGGTTGTCCAATTTTTGACTATTTAATGCATAGGCTAAGAgttttcaaatcatatgattttttgtgtacAAGTAGTTTTGAGATATTAGATCACATTCAATGATTTGGATTATCAACGTAGAACtcctattatagagttttgacttAATTGgatttgagtccaaattcgatcgaTCTGATTTTAATCTGACTGATatatacatattttatattttactatatatatatatatatatatatatatatatatatttatgagtgtatgtatatatctacgtGCAAGGGTAATCATGCAGGTTCGGATTGGGATAGGCTAGTTATTAAAACCTCAAACCCATTCATCATCAATCGGGTTCAGGTTTGGTCGGCTCAAGTTTGGGTCAGGAATCAACTTTTGCGGGCTGGAGGGACAGCCGTTGGGCTAGTTAGCCTCTCTCACGGAAAACGGCATACAATCTGGCGTCTTTACAAGGAACTAGTATTCGCCTAAGGCAGTCCGGTTCCTATGTTCGGGAGAAATGGCGCCGTCCAAACGAGGCAAAGCGAAAGCCGACTCCGCCGCTACGGCCGCCACCGCCACGTCAGGGCCGACGGGAATTCCCGCCTGCCTTCGCCTCATCCCCCCCTCCACCGTCGCCATAACCGTCCACGCCAAACCGGGCTCCAAGGTAGCCACGATCACAGGTTCGCTCCCTCCCCTCAACCCCCTTCCTTTTGATCACGTATTGCTATTTTTTCGCATTAAAACCCTCGTCTTCCTTCCGTCTGGCGGTCTCAGATTTTGGCGACGAGGCGCTGGGCGTGCAGATTGACGCTCCGGCGAGAGACGGGGAAGCCAACGCGGCGTTGCTCGAATACATCAGCTCGGTTAGCCCCCTAAATCGGCATTTTTTTCCTTAATTTTCTCAAAATTAcgtttttctttgtaattttttaaatctGTGATCTAAGGATCTTTGAAGTTGAGTTGGTGGCTGGTTTTTGGTTGGGACCATTGGGGGAGAGAAGGCTATCTTATATTCTGGTTTCCGAGCAGTGGACTCCTTAGGAATGATATTATTGgggtttgccttttttttttttttttaagttgtaGATTAGGTCAGGAGTTCTTAAGATACTGATAAGGTGGACAGTTTGAAGGGAATGACATTTGCTTAAAGCtatgaataaaagagttaatcTCAGATCTAGATGGGGATTCTGTTACAAGATGAGGTTACATTAACATAGACAATAAGGTCATAGGCAATTATGGTTTTTCAGATCAAGTTGACGTGTACGTGGGCTATTTCATTTACTTTGATTGTTCTCAAGAATAATTAGTTGATTGCTCAAGGAGTAATATTGGGGAAATACAGCAAAACAGGTAGCCATCCCAAGTTTGAGAAAGATTATGAGAACAAAACACAAGCTAAGGTGTTGGATTCTTTGCTGGTTAATTTATTCTGGAAGCTTGAAAACAGGAACATTTTGTTGGAGATTTTTGCAACTTTAGGGTTTTTAGTTTACGAAAAAGAAACAGGAGTGTATGGTAACAGGAACTATAAATGTTTGTCATGTTCATTTAATGGTTGCAGAACTAGAGTTCAGGGAGTCAGAATAAGAGCACCCTTTTGAAGGGCAACAACTTTGAATTATTTGGCACAATGAACTACAACAAAAGGGATTTAGTACTGAGAGTGCATTTACTTTACTCTGGTTTGAAGTTGAATTATGCAAAATTTGGTGATTGAGGTGCCATCAATATGTTTCTGTTAGGCTATAAAATTGTGGGTCTTCCAGAGGATTTATGGAAAGGCAGAATCTGAGCAATCATCATTGTTGAATCATAATTATCATGTTGATAAAAAGCCAATAAAGTACTTGATGATAAAGCCATTTTCTACTTGTGTTGTTCTAAAGCTTATAGGTGAGCTAAGCCAGGATATCTTGGTGAAATCCCTTTGGACAAAGAAGTGGTTTGCGGTTTTACCTTTTTATTGgattatcctctttgattaaaatggattttaaaaatacatgccttGAATAATTCAATTGTGTTATGTTTgtcatggttaatttctaaacatGTTGAAATTTCAGTTCACAACAGGTGTTGCTTGAGAATCTAATGATATGGAAGCATTTACCTTTATATCTTGGGATTGGGTATTTTCACAAAAGGATGATTTTGAAAGTAACTCTTGTTAATGTAATTGCATTAATTTTAGGGTATGTGTTAGATTTTGTGCAGCTAGATATGCTCGCACTTCAAGGCCTTCGCATAGTTTTGACTGTAATTTAGGTGGAGTGGAGGCATTTACCTTTTATATGGGATTGAGGACTTGTTAGAATGGATGACCTTGGAAGATAATCATATTAGCATGAGTAGATATATTACAGGTCTTCTATTATGTGGTTCGAGGGATATGATGAACTTAAGTATTCATTTAAACTTTAAAGTGCATGCAATGATCTCTCTCTATAAAGGAAGAAGAGCTACCCAACAAATGTAGTAGAAGGATAGGAGGAAGGAAGCAGTGAGAATAACACCCACAACTCACAATGAGAAGAAAATAAGCAATTTAATTCAACCTAAGGTGATATTTACTTGTCTAGGCACCCCAATTTATAGATCTAAAATCCCTATGAAACTTTCTTTTATGTCTACATTCAATCATAGTTGAATAAAGGAtacttatttatagattatctccACAAAAATGTTGAAAGGAAAGATAAAAAACAatcttcataattttattttcaaatcaatGGGGATTTGCTGGCATCTCTattgattttgatttcagatcctcacCATCAAATTGTATGTTCGATTATTATTGTATGGCATCTCTATTGTATgaccattccaattccgattccaaTCCATTTCGATTTTCAATCTGATTCCGATTCTAGTtgtgaaccaaacaccccctaattATTATCTAAGGGTTAAACACTTGGAAAACACCTCCTAGAGTTTGAACCTAGAGCATACCCCCCACCCGTCCAATGGACGATGGCTGCAATCGAGGGGCTATATACCCATTTGCCTCTATTGAGGCAAGAGTAATGGAGAAAGCATCTAAGAACTAGATGATAGACTTCTCTTAAATCAATGCTAAGGCTTTGAAAAGATAAAATAGCTAATTGCCACTTCTAAATTAAGCTTTATCACTTGATTTTCTGCACTCACATTTAAAAGGTAGGCATGGTTGGTACTTGGTAAATTTTATGTTCTTCAAATAACCTAGGCAGCCCTAGGTAATGGACCCTCCTTTAGCCTAGGCAATTAGATGACCGCCAAGGCAACAAATTTATATAAAATCTACAAAATAATTAATGCTTTCATATATTTTAATTACTAGTTAAAACTTGCAGTGGTCAATACACTATTCATATCACATGATCCAAAGGTACGTTGGTAAcaattaaagtatgatttctgCTTGAATCATATCACTTATACATCTGCTAGGGTAATAGTAGTAACATAGTATTTTACTATTTACTACTATGACAATAATTTTGAGGCTAACTTGTTACTACtgttaataagataaaatttggaaaatatatgaaaacaaaaattaatacaagagaaaaaataaggaaAATGAAACCATTAGGTTCTCATTTTCTTAAAacagagaaaaatataaaaacataACAAAAGCATTGAAGCAGTAATAAAACTGAAAGTTGTCTTGCGGTggttttttattgaaaatcagtTGAAGGGGATGCAAAGACAATGAGGATTATAAAGATGGAGggaatccaaaaaaaaatgattcaAGGGCCTTTCTGGTATTGTTTCCATTTTTGTGTTTGAATCCTCAAAACTTTCTGATTTCTGACCTCTAatccatattttaaaaaataaaacagaGAATTAATATCAAGATAGACTAACCGAAAGTAATGAATCCAAGAGTTCTGGATAGGATCATGTTCGAGCTTAAATCAGCACAAGATGTTACCAACCTAGGAAAACTGAGAATTGTGCTCAAGAAAGAATGACAGTAATGAATCAAAGAGTTCTGGAGGATGATTTTGCATCTCAAGAAAGAGTGAAAGAAATGAATCAAAGACTGGAAGCCTATCTGGTGTCGCTCTTGTTTTccactcttgttttcaaaaaccCAGGAAGAAAAACTAGCTAGACTGTACAATATGAATGATCAAACCCTTCTTGTGCCTTCAAATTGGttgtgaagtccttagagcttTTGAAAGCAAGGGGTGAGAATAAAACAAGGAATAGCAGAAATTGTGTCCAAATGCTAACTTCCATGTCAATCTCCACATGGGATTTCACTGACTTGCAGAGGAACAAAAACATAAAAACAGCAATGATGCCAAACAGGCCTGGCCAGACATGGAAGCCGTGGAAGCATAGACAGAGCCGCCAGCCAGCCATAGAGAGGGGAGGcagagaagaggagaaagaagTGAAGAAGGGGGCGGAAA
Above is a genomic segment from Elaeis guineensis isolate ETL-2024a chromosome 1, EG11, whole genome shotgun sequence containing:
- the LOC105037995 gene encoding uncharacterized protein isoform X2, whose protein sequence is MAPSKRGKAKADSAATAATATSGPTGIPACLRLIPPSTVAITVHAKPGSKVATITDFGDEALGVQIDAPARDGEANAALLEYISSVLGVKKRQVSIGSGSKSREKVVLVQDINLQNVFDALNQVCTCH
- the LOC105037995 gene encoding uncharacterized protein isoform X1, whose amino-acid sequence is MAPSKRGKAKADSAATAATATSGPTGIPACLRLIPPSTVAITVHAKPGSKVATITDFGDEALGVQIDAPARDGEANAALLEYISSTLYKMQVLGVKKRQVSIGSGSKSREKVVLVQDINLQNVFDALNQVCTCH